The stretch of DNA GCCGATGAACGCATTGAAAGAACAAGCGGAAAAAGTCTGGCACCTCTCTGGCATGTTCCGCATCCAAGGCACCTATACGCTGGCCGATAAATACTGCGCCGCGCTGCCCTTTGCCGAAAAAGTCTTTTTCACCAATTCAGGTGCAGAGGCGTTGGAATGTGCGATGAAAACAGCCCGCAAATATCACTACGATCGTGGTGACGTTGACCGCTATGATATCCTCACCTTTCAAGGCGCGTTTCATGGCCGTACATTCGCGACGATTAACGCCGGCGGTAATCCGAAATATCTCAAGGGCTTTGGTCCCGCGCTGCCCGGTTTCATTAGCCTGCCATTTGCAGATCATGAGGCCCTAGAAGCCGCAGTCTCTGATACGACAGCTGCGATCTTGGTCGAACCCGTGCAAGGCGAAGGCGGGCTACGGCCTCTGCCGACGCAGTGTCTTCAAGGTCTGCGTAAACTATGTGACGAAAAAGGCATCTTGCTGATTTATGATGAAGTCCAATGCGGTGCGGGCCGGACGGGCAAATTGTTCGCCCATCAATGGGCTGAAAACGCCGAACCTGATATTATGGCTGTCGCCAAAGGTGTTGGCGGCGGTTTCCCTATGGGCGCGTGTATTGCCACAGAGGCAGCTGCGGCGGGCATGGTGCCTGGTACGCACGGCTCGACCTATGGCGGCAATCCGCTGGCTATGGCGGTTGGCAATGCGGTGTTTGACGAAATTTCAAAGCCCGAATTTCTCGATAATGTGAACCGTGTGTCTAATTTCCTTGTGCAGCAATTTGAAGGCTTAAAAGATGAGTTTCCTGACGTCGTTGTGGAGCTTCGCGGCAAGGGACTTCTGTGCGGGATGCAGCTTAAAAAACCAGCCGTAGAGGTGCGTAAAATGTTGCTCGAGCGCAAGATGCTTGGCGGCTCTGCGGGGGATAATACGCTGCGCCTCGCCCCGCCGCTAATCATCACCGAGGACCACGTCCGCGAAGCGATTGCCATTATGCGCGACGCCTTTACTGAGGCGCGTGCTCTGGATGATGTTGAGCTAGCCTAGATATAAAACAGGCCCGATAGGGCCTGTTTTCAATATGACTTGTCCTGAGTAAAATGCGCCTAATTTAAAGCGGCCGTTTGTAATATGGCAGCCTTGCCTTTGTGGAAGGCTGTCAATTCATCAATATCGGCGTCAATCACAAATTGATTGACCAAATCAGCCGCACAGCGTTTTTTCGACACAGGCTGGCCCAAATCGTTGACATTATTACCAACCATGCAAGCGCGACGGGCTTTGGACGTCATCTTCGCGTAAACGGACTCTAAGCCGCTAGCTGTTTTCGTCTCACTGCGTGTGAATTTCACACTATGCACGGTTTTCACCACGGCGCTCTCGCTCACGAGGGCATTGGCGGTTGTTGGCATAACGCCGATTGCGGCGAAAGACGTCGTCGCAATTAATGCGGCATTGACAAAACGGACTTTACGGGACAGGTTTTTATATTGTTGGGTAAGCATGTTCGACTCCATTGTAATATGCTTGTTCACAATTGCGGCAAGGTGGCAGCCTTGCCGTATTTTTTTGAGGGGTTGAACCTCATCCCTAACCTCACTTTTTTATGATGTTTCGCAACGTACGACAGCGTTTTACCCGCGAATATAAAAGTCATGCTGAAACTTTGACGCCCTAGACATCGATTTGCATAATTCTTGATAGGCCCGTGTCTGCTGCGGCCTGTTTTGTCATCGTTTAAGCCCTGTTTTATTTAGGTGGAAATTGACGCCGCTTTTCGGTAAGCGTTATTTTTGCCTATAGGGTTCGCTATGACACAGCACTTTATTTCTCTTGCCGATATTCCTGCGACAGAGCTACGCGCGATATTGGATAACGCCCATAGTCGTAAGAAAGCCAGAGACGGTTGGCCGAAGGGCAAAATTGACGCGGACGCGCCGATGGACGGGCGGACGCTCGCGCTTATTTTTGAAAAATCATCAACGCGCACACGGTTTTCCTTTGATATGGGCATGCGCCAATTGGGCGGCACGTCTATCACAGCGACTAGCTCCGATATGCAATTGGGGCGAGGCGAGACGATAGAGGATACAGCCAAAGTCCTGTCGCGCTTTGTCGACGGTATCATGCTGCGCGCCAATAGCCACGATACGTTGACGGCGCTGGCCCAAAATGCCTCTATTCCCGTCATCAACGGCCTGACGGATTATAATCACCCGTGCCAGATCATGGCGGATTTACAAACGCTTGAGGAACGCGGCGGTGATTTGTCTGATATGACCCTGACATGGGTGGGTGACGGGAATAATGTGGCGGTGTCCTTTATTAATGCGGCGGCTAAATTTGGTTACCGCCTGCGCCTGTCTTGTGCGCAAGGCTATACTGTCCCGGGTCAATATGTTGAGGCCGCTCGTGCCAAAGGCGCAGATATCACGGTCGAGCCTGATCCGCTCTTCGCTTGTCAAAATACAGACGTCGTGATTGCGGATACATTTGTCTCAATGGGTGACACGGATGCCGATAAACGCCTCGCTGACTTGATGCCTTATCAAGTGACTGACGCGCTGATGAGCGCATCGGCAAAAGACGCCATATTCCTGCACTGCTTGCCCGCGCACCGGGGCGAAGAAGTGGCGGCCTCTGTCATTGACGGGCCAAACTCCGCCGTTTTTGACGAAGCGGAAAACCGCCTTCACGCGCAAAAGGCGATTATCACTTGGTGCTTTGACGCGTGAGCGACCCTGTCAAAATAGGCGTGCTGGGTGCTGATGGGCGTATGGGTCGCGCGGTCGTGAAGGCGATTTCGCGTAACGCCCGCGCGACGTTAACAGCCGCATTGACCGCCCCCAATGCCGCGACTTTGGGCAAAGATGCCGGCACTGTTGCGGGGATAGAGCCCTGCGGCGTTCTGATGTCTGATGACATAGCGGCGGGGCTTGCGGATTGTGATGTGTTGATTGACTTCTCCCGCCCGCAAGCCGCGATTGATACGGTGCTCGCGATGCACGGCACAAAGTGCCAGACTTTCGTGACGGGAACGACAGGCTATAGCGATACAGAGGCAAAAGCCTTAACAGAAGCTGCTGGCGGCATCACATTGCTGCAATCAGGGAATTTTTCACTGGGCGTAAATTTGCTAGAGGTCTTGGTCGAACACGCCGCCCGTGCGCTTGGCCCCGATTGGGATATTGATATCGCAGAGCAGCATCATAAACATAAAATAGACTCGCCCAGCGGCACCGCGCTGATGCTCGGCGAAGCAGCCGCCAAGGGGCGGGGTAAAACGTTATCTGATATACGCGCGCCCATCCGCGAGCTTTCTGACGCGCCGCGCAAAGACGGTGATATCGGCTTTAGCGCCATACGCGGCGGCGATATTATCGGCGTCCATGACGTGCATTTCATCAACCCATTAGAGACCCTAATGCTGTCCCACCGCGCGGGCGACAGGTCACTCTTTGCTGTTGGGGCTGTGACCGCTGCTCTTTGGGCTGTGCAACAAAAAGCAGGGCGCTATACCATGCGCGATGTGTTGGGGCTTTAAACGGGGCTTGACCTGAGCACCATTAATATTACGATATATAAATAATTTATATATCGGATTAATTATGGCGCTATCACCTCAAAAACTTGATGATTTTGTTTCTATCCTCACGGGGGTCACAGATTTCTTAAATATAGATCGTGGGCAATATAGCTTATCAAGGCGCTATATTGATTTTTCGCCTATGACCTATGCAGCTTTGCGCTGGATAGCGGCCGCGACGCGTCCCACACCCACACGACTAGCAGACCATTTGGGGACGGCACCTGCGACGGTGACGTCATTACTTAACCGATTAGAAACGGCCGAATTGCTGGCGCGCGCGCCGTCCGCCCGCGACAGACGCCGTATAGAGCTTCACTTAACGGCGCGCGGGCGGCGGGCCGCAGACGCTATTGCCGCCGATGACCGCGCCCATGTCACATCCATGCTTTCGCAATTACCGAAAGACCGTATTGATGGTTTTTTGCAAGATATCGCTATGATTGTGCCAAGCTCAGGTTCAGGGTCGGACGATAAGACAAAGCCCGAGGATGACGCGCAAAAGTCCCGGATCCTCAAAACTCTATCTGGCCCGAAACCTCTATCTGGTCCCAGCCTTTTAGGCCGCAAAGGCAAACGCGGTAAATCATCCAATCCGTCCATGGCGACAGAGCGGCGCAAACCGACCCGCAAGCCGCGTTAAACGAAAGCTGTCTTAAATCTTCCAGCCGTAATGCAGTGCGGCAATACCGCCTGTGTAATCTTCATAACCAACGCGAGCAAAACCAGCGTCGCGTACCATATCGGCAAAGGGCTCTTGGCGGGGAAAGCGGCGGATAGACTCGACCAGATATTGGTAGCTCTCTTTGTCACCTGCCAGCAACCCACCAAGGCGGGGTATAACTGCAAAGCTATAGGCATCGTAAATCTCGCGCAGGACTTTGGCAGGTGGCGTTGAAAATTCCAATATAAACAACCGTCCGCCGGGCTTTAAAACGCGGTAAAATTCGCGCAACGCTTGGGGGCGGTCTGTGACGTTGCGGATCCCAAAACTAATGGTTAGTGCGTCGGCATAATTATCAGCAAAGGGCAAGCTTTCCGCATTACCGCAAACCCGTGTGATATCCAGCCCCGCATCACGACGCGCGTCAGTGCCCGCGATTAACATCTCTGCATTAATATCGCAGACAATAGCGCGCGCGGACGGCCCGCCGCGACGTTTGCGCACCTCATCGGCTTTTTTAATAAATGTCCGCGCCAGGTCACCTGTGCCCCCCGCGACATCAATCAGAACCTCGCCCGGTTGCGGGTTGACTTTGGTCAGGGTCAGTTCTTTCCACACGCGGTGAACGCCCATGGACATGGCATCATTCATCAAGTCATATTTAGGCGCAACGGCATCAAACACGCCGCGCACACGGCTTTGTTTCTCGCTGGCGGGAATATCTTCAAATCCAAAGTCGATTGTCTTTTCAGTCATAAGGTCTATCTGTCATAAAAATATCTCTCTGACTATAGGACAACTGACCATGGGACATCATGCCCGAATTACCTGAAGTCGAAACCGTGCGCCGTGGCCTTGCGCCCGTCATGGACGGGGCGGTGTTTAGCCGTGTCACCTTAAACCGGGCGGATTTGCGCTTTCCTTTTGCAGAACGCTTTGCGCAGCGCCTGACGGGGGCCACCGTCAATAGCCTCACGCGGCGGGCCAAATTCCTCCAAGCTGAGCTCTCCACGGGAGAGCGTCTGTTCATGCACCTCGGCATGTCGGGACGCTTCACGATCGAAGCCGACGTGAATAACACACCGGGTGTTTTCACGCACCAAGCGGGCGATACAAATCCCAAACATGACCATGTCGTGTTCGAATTTAACAATGGGGCGCGCGTGACCTATAATGACCCGCGCCGTTTTGGTTTTATGGAATTAATTGCCTCTGGTGCGCCCTACCGCCTTGACGGTATCGGGCCAGAACCGCTGGGTAATGATTTTTCAGCCCCCGTTCTGCGGACTGCGCTTAAAGGTAAAAAGTCCAAGATCAAAGCCGCGCTGCTGGATCAACATGTCGTTGCGGGGCTGGGTAATATCTATGTCTGCGAAGCGCTGTATAAAGCTGGCATCTCGCCCAAACGCGCGGCAGGAAGACTAACAGTGGCAGAGACTGAACGCCTTGTCGGTCATATCAAAGAGGTCCTAAACCGCGCCATCGCGGCGGGCGGGTCCTCGCTCAACGATTTCGCGAGCACAGACGGCGCCCTCGGCTATTTCCAACACAGCTTTGACGTCTACGGCCGCGAAGGCGAGGCCTGTAAAGCCTGCACCGCGCCCATCGTCAGGATCGTGCAATCAGGACGATCGAGCTTTTATTGCAAGAGCTGTCAGGGGTGAGGGTGTGACGCATGAATTCTCGGACATATCTTTAACATTCACCGTTGAAAATGATTACGATATTGAGGCCGTCAATCAGAGGTTCCACGACCTATCGCAAGCTTTGCAAGACCATGAATTTATTGGACTGAATAAAGACTGGGCGCTGTGCTATCAATTGAAACTGATGCCAGGCATTGTGACTTACCAGATTAATGGTGAGCCGCTGCGGGATAAAGACGAAAGAGATTTATCCTTTCGCGTCGAAAGCATAATTGACCACGCTTACCAATTATTATGGGGTGGGGCGTTCTCGCAAGCTTTTGGTAAGCCTTACGCTCTTGATATTGAAGGGTCGGGGATTGCGTATGACCTCACAAGACAAGGTGATGTCCTGAAAATGCAAACGACACATGATCAGGTAGATGACGCCCTGTTTAACTTAAAGCCGCTACAGTTTCTTACAGCCACCGCCGAGCATTATGAGCGAACCATTCGGACGATGTTAAAGCTGCATAAGCCCCTTCGCGCCCATGCGGGATTTATGCGCTCTATCCCCAATATTAGGTTGATTGATTATTATGCCTCTGTTTTATAGTGGCCCCTCACAAAACCCCCGTCACATAGAGCCTGACCTTTAACCCGCCGTGGGCGATGGGGGCACCTGTTGGTTTCCAGGGGAGTTTTGTGGCTTCGGCGAGCTGTGTATCGGCGGTAATCATACCGATGCGCCAGCCTGAAAACCGGTCGCGCATGACATTGCCAAAGCTGCTGTAGAGGGCAAAGAGGTCTTTCTTTTTGCCGATACGGGCGCCGTAGGGCGGATTGACCATCACTAATCCCTTTGGGCCGTCTGGCGGCACGGCGTGGGACAGTGCGGTGGGCGCAAAATGGCAGATGTCGTCCACGCCCGCGCGGGCCGCGTTGTCTTTGGCAAATCCAATCACATTGACGTTGCGGTCTGATCCGTAAAATTGGGCTGTGGTCTCGCGCCTTTGCCAGCCGTCTTTAATGGCTTGCACAGCGTCTGCGTCATAACTCACAAGTTTTTCAAAAGCGAAATGTCTGGCCCGGCCTGCCATCATATTGCGGGCAATCTCTGCGGCCTCGATGAGGAACGTGCCCGAGCCGCACATCGGGTCTACCACAGGCTCATGGCCCGTATAGCCGCATCCGCGTAAGGCCAGCGCCGCCATGGTCTCTCGCATTGGGGCTTTGCCCATGGCTTGTTTATGGCCGCGTTTATGGAGGCCTTCTCCTGATGTATCGACTGATAGCTGCACATTATTATCATCAATGCGGGCTTTAATAATGATGTCGGCGGTGGTGACAGAGCTGGCGATGGTCGCGCCGAACTCCTCGGCTATGGCGCGCTCTAGCCGTTCAATCGCGGCTCCTGCGTGGTAAATCTTGCTTTTGCGGTTGGTCACCACCTCGACCTTGACGCTATGGCCAGGCGTGAGTGTTGCGCCCCACGGAAATTTACGTGCGCGTTTATCAAGCTGCGCCAGATGAAACGCGCGAAATTCGCCGATTCGCGCTAGCACTTTGGACGGCCCGCGCAGGGTCAGGTTCGCGCGCCAGACATCATGCCAGCCGCCCCAAATGGTGACACCGCCGCCCGTGGCCTTAGCGCGGGAAAAGCCAGCGGCTTTGACTTCGTTTAGCAAGAGCGCTTCTAGCCCCGGCGGGGTGGAGAGAAAAATTTCAAAACTGTTTGGCGTGTCCGTCATGGCGCGCTTGTGACACATTCGCCCGTCCTGCGCTATGGTTTCTCGGGCGACATGCTATCCCTTGCGCGAGTGCCTTAAAACCGTGTAAAGCGCGCCCTAATAAAGAGACGACCCTAAGTAGGAGGCGCATATGAAATACGACATGATAGAGGTCACGCGTAACGGCGCGGTGGCAACAATACAATTTGACAGACCCAAGGCGCTCAATGCGCTCTGCACTGAGATGATGGTCGAGGTCGCCGATGCGCTTGCAAAGCTAGAGGCCGATAATGTTATTGGTTGCGTGATCTTAACAGGGTCTGACAAAGCTTTCGCAGCGGGTGCAGACATCAAAGAGATGCAAAACAACAGCTATATGGATATTTATAAATCCGACGTCTTTGAAAAGCATCACGAAGCGGTCGCGCGTTTTCGCAAGCCTATCATCGCGGCTGTGTCGGGATATTGCCTCGGCGGTGGCTGCGAAGTGGCGATGATGTGCGATTTCATTATCGCATCTGATACGGCGAAATTTGGCCAGCCAGAGATTAACTTGGGCGTGATGCCAGGCATGGGCGGCACGCAGCGCTTAACCCTCGCCATTGGCAAATCAAAGGCCATGGATATGTGCCTGACGGGCCGCATGATGGACGCGGAAGAGGCCGAACGCGCCGGCCTTGTCTCTCGCGTGGTGCCGCTTGATGATTTGCTCACTGTCGCGGGCGAGGCAGCGGCCAAGATTGCTGGGCAAAGCCATCCGATTGCGATGATGACCAAAGAGACCATCAATGCCAGTTTTGAGATGAGCCTGACCCAAGGGCTACGTTATGAGCGGCGCTTGTTCCAATCGATGTTTACAACTGATGATCAAAAAGAAGGCATGACCGCCTTTGTCGAGAAACGCAAACCGCACTTTAAGCACAAGTAACGCCCGCAATCGATTTTATCGATTGCAGTTACTTGCCGTAATCGCTGGTCGATTACGGACATGTATAAGCGCAAGCGCAGCGAGCCCTCGACCATCACGCCCGCAATCGATTTTATCGATTGCAGTTACTTGCCGTAATCGCTGGTCGATTACGGATAGGCGGTAAAATAACCTCATATACCAAGGCTGCGTAAAACCAGCAATTATTCAACATAGCGTGTTGACGGGGCAAAATGGCTTCGCTATACGCCGCGCTTACACATGGCTGTGCACCGTACGGCCCGATATTGTTTGAGGAAATTATGGCGAATACATCATCCGCTAAAAAAGCCGTTCGCAAAATGGCACGCAAAACAGAAGTTAACCGGGCCCGTCGCTCACTTGTGCGCGGTTTTTTGCGCAAAGCTGAAGACGCTATCACTGCTGGTGACAAAGCTGCTGCGACAGAAGCTGTTAAAGCCGCAGAGCCTGTCATGATGCGTGCCGTGTCAAAAGGCATTTATCACAAGAACACAGCGTCGCGGAAAATTTCGCGCCTTAACAAGCGTGCCAAAGCCCTCGGCTAGGACGCTATAATGACGCAGCTGCTGTTTAGCAGGTGCCAAGAATAAAAAACGGACTGCTTTGGCGGTCCGTTTTTTGTTGCGCATTTTATAATCTCTGCGCGAAAACTTGCAGCTTAGTCATTGCACGGTAAAAATTCCGCACAACCCAGGCGGGTCGCGGCAGTGCTTTATAACGCGATAGGAGAGCCGCCAG from Fretibacter rubidus encodes:
- a CDS encoding aspartate aminotransferase family protein → MAQGDHLYNCYMPPAQEFVRGEGAYLYTEDNEKYLDFIAGISVNCLGHGHPAPMNALKEQAEKVWHLSGMFRIQGTYTLADKYCAALPFAEKVFFTNSGAEALECAMKTARKYHYDRGDVDRYDILTFQGAFHGRTFATINAGGNPKYLKGFGPALPGFISLPFADHEALEAAVSDTTAAILVEPVQGEGGLRPLPTQCLQGLRKLCDEKGILLIYDEVQCGAGRTGKLFAHQWAENAEPDIMAVAKGVGGGFPMGACIATEAAAAGMVPGTHGSTYGGNPLAMAVGNAVFDEISKPEFLDNVNRVSNFLVQQFEGLKDEFPDVVVELRGKGLLCGMQLKKPAVEVRKMLLERKMLGGSAGDNTLRLAPPLIITEDHVREAIAIMRDAFTEARALDDVELA
- a CDS encoding UrcA family protein, which produces MLTQQYKNLSRKVRFVNAALIATTSFAAIGVMPTTANALVSESAVVKTVHSVKFTRSETKTASGLESVYAKMTSKARRACMVGNNVNDLGQPVSKKRCAADLVNQFVIDADIDELTAFHKGKAAILQTAALN
- the argF gene encoding ornithine carbamoyltransferase; the protein is MTQHFISLADIPATELRAILDNAHSRKKARDGWPKGKIDADAPMDGRTLALIFEKSSTRTRFSFDMGMRQLGGTSITATSSDMQLGRGETIEDTAKVLSRFVDGIMLRANSHDTLTALAQNASIPVINGLTDYNHPCQIMADLQTLEERGGDLSDMTLTWVGDGNNVAVSFINAAAKFGYRLRLSCAQGYTVPGQYVEAARAKGADITVEPDPLFACQNTDVVIADTFVSMGDTDADKRLADLMPYQVTDALMSASAKDAIFLHCLPAHRGEEVAASVIDGPNSAVFDEAENRLHAQKAIITWCFDA
- the dapB gene encoding 4-hydroxy-tetrahydrodipicolinate reductase, translated to MSDPVKIGVLGADGRMGRAVVKAISRNARATLTAALTAPNAATLGKDAGTVAGIEPCGVLMSDDIAAGLADCDVLIDFSRPQAAIDTVLAMHGTKCQTFVTGTTGYSDTEAKALTEAAGGITLLQSGNFSLGVNLLEVLVEHAARALGPDWDIDIAEQHHKHKIDSPSGTALMLGEAAAKGRGKTLSDIRAPIRELSDAPRKDGDIGFSAIRGGDIIGVHDVHFINPLETLMLSHRAGDRSLFAVGAVTAALWAVQQKAGRYTMRDVLGL
- a CDS encoding MarR family winged helix-turn-helix transcriptional regulator; this encodes MALSPQKLDDFVSILTGVTDFLNIDRGQYSLSRRYIDFSPMTYAALRWIAAATRPTPTRLADHLGTAPATVTSLLNRLETAELLARAPSARDRRRIELHLTARGRRAADAIAADDRAHVTSMLSQLPKDRIDGFLQDIAMIVPSSGSGSDDKTKPEDDAQKSRILKTLSGPKPLSGPSLLGRKGKRGKSSNPSMATERRKPTRKPR
- the ubiE gene encoding bifunctional demethylmenaquinone methyltransferase/2-methoxy-6-polyprenyl-1,4-benzoquinol methylase UbiE yields the protein MTEKTIDFGFEDIPASEKQSRVRGVFDAVAPKYDLMNDAMSMGVHRVWKELTLTKVNPQPGEVLIDVAGGTGDLARTFIKKADEVRKRRGGPSARAIVCDINAEMLIAGTDARRDAGLDITRVCGNAESLPFADNYADALTISFGIRNVTDRPQALREFYRVLKPGGRLFILEFSTPPAKVLREIYDAYSFAVIPRLGGLLAGDKESYQYLVESIRRFPRQEPFADMVRDAGFARVGYEDYTGGIAALHYGWKI
- the mutM gene encoding bifunctional DNA-formamidopyrimidine glycosylase/DNA-(apurinic or apyrimidinic site) lyase; translated protein: MPELPEVETVRRGLAPVMDGAVFSRVTLNRADLRFPFAERFAQRLTGATVNSLTRRAKFLQAELSTGERLFMHLGMSGRFTIEADVNNTPGVFTHQAGDTNPKHDHVVFEFNNGARVTYNDPRRFGFMELIASGAPYRLDGIGPEPLGNDFSAPVLRTALKGKKSKIKAALLDQHVVAGLGNIYVCEALYKAGISPKRAAGRLTVAETERLVGHIKEVLNRAIAAGGSSLNDFASTDGALGYFQHSFDVYGREGEACKACTAPIVRIVQSGRSSFYCKSCQG
- a CDS encoding class I SAM-dependent RNA methyltransferase translates to MTDTPNSFEIFLSTPPGLEALLLNEVKAAGFSRAKATGGGVTIWGGWHDVWRANLTLRGPSKVLARIGEFRAFHLAQLDKRARKFPWGATLTPGHSVKVEVVTNRKSKIYHAGAAIERLERAIAEEFGATIASSVTTADIIIKARIDDNNVQLSVDTSGEGLHKRGHKQAMGKAPMRETMAALALRGCGYTGHEPVVDPMCGSGTFLIEAAEIARNMMAGRARHFAFEKLVSYDADAVQAIKDGWQRRETTAQFYGSDRNVNVIGFAKDNAARAGVDDICHFAPTALSHAVPPDGPKGLVMVNPPYGARIGKKKDLFALYSSFGNVMRDRFSGWRIGMITADTQLAEATKLPWKPTGAPIAHGGLKVRLYVTGVL
- a CDS encoding enoyl-CoA hydratase produces the protein MKYDMIEVTRNGAVATIQFDRPKALNALCTEMMVEVADALAKLEADNVIGCVILTGSDKAFAAGADIKEMQNNSYMDIYKSDVFEKHHEAVARFRKPIIAAVSGYCLGGGCEVAMMCDFIIASDTAKFGQPEINLGVMPGMGGTQRLTLAIGKSKAMDMCLTGRMMDAEEAERAGLVSRVVPLDDLLTVAGEAAAKIAGQSHPIAMMTKETINASFEMSLTQGLRYERRLFQSMFTTDDQKEGMTAFVEKRKPHFKHK
- the rpsT gene encoding 30S ribosomal protein S20, with the translated sequence MANTSSAKKAVRKMARKTEVNRARRSLVRGFLRKAEDAITAGDKAAATEAVKAAEPVMMRAVSKGIYHKNTASRKISRLNKRAKALG